Proteins from a single region of Streptomyces glaucescens:
- a CDS encoding AfsR/SARP family transcriptional regulator translates to MTTVAAPAPAAQDITPRTVALRLLGPLEIVVDAREVPLPQRKLRQLLATLLIRPNSTVSNETLIGELWGEHPPATALAAVRVYVSQLRKFLVRHGLDGRWCTLRTRPPGYQLQINDGVLDTVCFDRMCALAAESADAGHRELASRQYREALALRRGPALQDLRESPALIGTAVQYDEAWLTALKRRVDLDLLLGRHLELVGELRRLVAEEPLNEGFCARLMVALHRSGRSGDALAAYRLTRGRLVEDLGIEPGLELRLAHQTVLTDDIAAHRRVRATA, encoded by the coding sequence ATGACCACCGTCGCCGCCCCCGCACCCGCCGCCCAGGACATCACACCCCGCACGGTCGCGCTGCGGCTCCTGGGCCCCCTGGAGATCGTGGTGGACGCCAGGGAGGTACCGCTCCCTCAGCGCAAACTGCGGCAGCTGCTCGCCACCCTGCTGATCCGGCCCAACTCCACCGTCTCCAACGAGACCCTCATCGGTGAACTGTGGGGCGAGCACCCGCCCGCCACCGCGCTGGCCGCCGTCCGCGTCTACGTCTCCCAGTTGCGCAAGTTCCTCGTCCGGCACGGCCTCGACGGCCGCTGGTGCACACTGCGCACCCGCCCGCCCGGCTACCAGCTCCAGATCAACGACGGGGTCCTGGACACCGTCTGCTTCGACCGGATGTGCGCACTGGCCGCCGAGTCCGCCGACGCCGGACACCGCGAACTCGCCTCACGGCAGTACCGGGAGGCACTCGCGCTGCGCCGCGGACCGGCCCTGCAGGACCTGCGCGAGAGCCCGGCGCTGATCGGCACCGCCGTGCAGTACGACGAGGCGTGGCTGACGGCGCTCAAACGGCGCGTCGACCTCGACCTGCTGCTCGGCCGGCACCTCGAACTCGTCGGCGAACTGCGGCGGCTGGTGGCCGAGGAACCCCTCAACGAGGGCTTCTGCGCCCGCCTCATGGTCGCCCTGCACCGCAGCGGCCGCAGCGGCGACGCCCTCGCCGCCTACCGGCTGACCCGCGGCCGGCTCGTCGAGGACCTGGGCATCGAGCCCGGACTCGAACTGCGCCTGGCCCACCAGACCGTCCTCACCGACGACATCGCCGCGCACCGCCGAGTCAGGGCCACGGCCTGA
- a CDS encoding multicopper oxidase family protein — MRRRRFLGGTAVGAAALAAVSVPLVGSALRRADGSSPGRILSSRARLPEPYQVPLPVPDVLDPVRRGGGTDVYELTQQVADLEILPGLRTRAWTYGGTFPGPTVVSRSGRRTQVRHRNELPQPSVVHLHGGHTPAGSDGYPIDVILPAGGAIGAEQAMKAMTEGMPGHGGHTGHAGHGGISGMAEAERTYTYPMRQRAATLWYHDHRMSWTGLGVWSGLAGFHLVRDDEEDRLPLPRGDRELPLLITDRSFEEDGSFRYPLADPGLGRPGVTEDYMDGVLGDVVLVNGAPWPVHRTEGARHRLRLLNASNARPYRLEFDPQPPGGDAFVQIGSDGGLLERPVRHDAVHLGPGERFDVVVDFARWKPGTRVRLVNTLADGTAHDVMAFDVVRAPAADDSRVPDRLARIERLDPAKAVTTRDFHFRLGKDGWTINDDGYRPGRALARPKLGQLEIWRFTTSLQHPVHVHLNHFQVLSRNQGDPGPYDAGWKDTVDLRPTEAVEVAIRFTDYPGTYMLHCHNLEHEDMAMMADFVVE; from the coding sequence ATGAGGCGACGCCGGTTCCTCGGCGGCACGGCGGTGGGCGCCGCCGCACTCGCCGCCGTCTCCGTCCCCCTCGTCGGCAGCGCCCTGCGCCGGGCGGACGGCTCCAGCCCCGGCCGGATCCTGTCCTCCCGCGCCCGGCTCCCCGAGCCGTACCAGGTGCCGCTGCCGGTCCCCGACGTCCTGGACCCGGTGCGCCGCGGCGGCGGCACCGACGTGTACGAGCTGACCCAGCAGGTCGCCGACCTGGAGATCCTGCCGGGACTGCGCACCCGTGCCTGGACGTACGGGGGAACGTTCCCCGGACCCACCGTGGTCTCCCGCTCGGGCCGGCGCACCCAGGTCCGGCACCGCAACGAACTGCCCCAGCCCAGCGTCGTCCACCTGCACGGCGGTCACACCCCCGCCGGCAGCGACGGCTACCCGATCGACGTCATCCTGCCCGCGGGCGGCGCGATAGGCGCCGAGCAGGCGATGAAGGCCATGACGGAGGGCATGCCCGGGCACGGCGGCCACACCGGACACGCCGGGCACGGCGGCATCAGCGGCATGGCCGAGGCGGAGCGCACGTACACCTACCCCATGCGGCAGCGGGCGGCCACCCTCTGGTACCACGACCACCGGATGAGCTGGACCGGTCTCGGGGTGTGGAGCGGACTCGCCGGCTTCCACCTGGTCCGCGACGACGAGGAGGACCGGCTGCCGCTGCCCCGCGGCGACCGTGAACTCCCGCTGCTCATCACGGACCGGTCCTTCGAGGAGGACGGCTCCTTCCGCTACCCCCTGGCCGACCCCGGACTCGGGCGCCCCGGCGTGACCGAGGACTACATGGACGGGGTGCTGGGGGACGTCGTCCTGGTCAACGGCGCACCGTGGCCGGTGCACCGCACCGAGGGCGCCCGGCACCGGCTGCGGCTGCTCAACGCCTCCAACGCCCGCCCGTACCGCCTGGAGTTCGACCCCCAGCCGCCCGGCGGTGACGCGTTCGTCCAGATCGGCAGCGACGGCGGACTGCTGGAGCGGCCGGTGCGGCACGACGCCGTGCACCTCGGCCCCGGCGAACGCTTCGACGTGGTCGTCGACTTCGCGCGCTGGAAGCCGGGCACCCGCGTCCGCCTGGTGAACACGCTCGCCGACGGAACCGCCCACGACGTCATGGCGTTCGACGTCGTCCGCGCCCCCGCCGCCGACGACTCCCGCGTGCCCGACCGGCTCGCGCGCATCGAACGGCTCGACCCGGCCAAGGCCGTCACCACCCGCGACTTCCACTTCCGGCTGGGCAAGGACGGCTGGACCATCAACGACGACGGCTACCGGCCGGGCCGGGCGCTGGCCCGCCCCAAGCTCGGACAGCTGGAGATCTGGCGGTTCACCACGAGCCTGCAGCACCCGGTGCACGTCCACCTGAACCACTTCCAGGTGCTCTCCCGCAACCAGGGCGACCCCGGCCCCTACGACGCGGGCTGGAAGGACACCGTGGACCTGCGTCCCACCGAGGCGGTGGAGGTGGCGATCCGCTTCACCGACTACCCGGGCACCTACATGCTCCACTGCCACAACCTGGAGCACGAGGACATGGCGATGATGGCGGATTTCGTCGTGGAATGA
- a CDS encoding DUF6059 family protein, whose product MRKPLRGLLRFLMDALIAYGEVYMCPPPPELAGPAPGHPEQLRPDVPLTETEHALARQLTGDRRPEEHRRGGRRG is encoded by the coding sequence ATGCGTAAACCCCTGCGCGGCCTGCTGCGATTCCTGATGGACGCGCTCATCGCGTACGGCGAGGTGTACATGTGCCCGCCCCCGCCGGAACTCGCCGGTCCCGCCCCCGGGCATCCCGAACAGCTCCGCCCGGACGTCCCGCTGACCGAGACGGAACACGCCCTCGCCCGCCAGCTGACGGGGGACCGGCGGCCGGAGGAACACCGCCGGGGCGGGCGGCGGGGATGA
- a CDS encoding DUF1772 domain-containing protein, producing the protein MRWVKGIALTATGLLAGAFGYGAVNLAPTFWKVPMDMRLSFHAELMKMNSPVMQTAMVTAMLGSLALALITRGRERLLAGGAALLVLVSFLVTRFGNVPINARIKEWAVSSPPADHVEILERWDMFNRLRTLTAVAALVLLVISAVGRFGDRRTAAESEGAAASADRAV; encoded by the coding sequence GTGCGATGGGTGAAGGGAATCGCGCTGACCGCCACCGGTCTTCTCGCCGGTGCTTTCGGCTATGGGGCGGTGAATCTGGCACCCACGTTCTGGAAGGTGCCGATGGACATGCGCCTGTCGTTCCACGCCGAACTCATGAAGATGAACTCGCCGGTCATGCAGACCGCCATGGTGACCGCGATGCTCGGTTCGCTGGCGCTGGCGCTGATCACCCGGGGCCGGGAGCGGCTGCTGGCGGGCGGGGCGGCGCTGCTGGTCCTGGTTTCCTTCCTCGTCACGCGGTTCGGGAACGTGCCGATCAACGCCCGCATCAAGGAGTGGGCCGTGTCGTCGCCGCCGGCCGACCACGTGGAGATCCTGGAGCGGTGGGACATGTTCAACCGGCTGCGCACGCTGACCGCGGTCGCGGCGCTGGTGCTGCTGGTGATCTCGGCCGTCGGCCGGTTCGGGGACCGGCGTACGGCGGCGGAGAGCGAGGGGGCGGCGGCGTCTGCCGACCGTGCCGTGTGA
- a CDS encoding MFS transporter — MSLGTRAGSDTGPAAPAPPAGRHPVVALLVIAAAELMVVLDATIVNIALPGIQTGLHIPGGELAWVVNAYALAFGGLMLLGGRAGDLFGRRRVFRLGIALFVSASLLGGLAPAAAPLIAARALQGVGAAIAAPTALSLITTNFTEGRDRNRAMGTYAAMAGVGSTAGLLLGGALTQYLDWRWTLLVNIPVGLAVLAGTVVLREADRTRGKADVTGAATGTAGLLALVYAITRGGQDGWTDAVTLTAFGTAAALLTVFPLTQARARQPLLPLRVLRDRSRAGTYLTLFLVGTGMFATFYFLTLHMQHVLGYGPVRTGLAYLPFSAGIGLMAAVGSRLVVRHPPRELAVPGLAVAAAGMIWLSRLTPHSSYWGTLMPGMLVTALGLGATFVPLTLTAVRDVDDRDAGSASALLTTAQQIGGALGLATLATLSATAADRRLAHAGPAHRTDPRAHDPALVAHVQDALTHGHTRAFLASAAVFTAALLVAYLTIDAGPQERTEPPSTRKPS; from the coding sequence ATGTCCCTCGGAACACGGGCCGGCTCGGACACCGGCCCAGCCGCCCCCGCCCCGCCCGCCGGCCGCCACCCGGTCGTGGCCCTGCTGGTCATCGCCGCGGCGGAGCTCATGGTGGTGCTCGACGCGACGATCGTGAACATCGCCCTGCCCGGCATCCAGACCGGCCTGCACATCCCCGGCGGTGAACTGGCCTGGGTCGTCAACGCGTACGCGCTGGCGTTCGGCGGGCTGATGCTGCTCGGCGGCCGCGCCGGCGACCTCTTCGGCCGCCGCCGCGTCTTCCGCCTCGGCATCGCCCTGTTCGTGTCCGCCTCCCTGCTGGGCGGGCTGGCGCCCGCGGCCGCACCGTTGATCGCCGCCCGGGCCCTGCAGGGCGTCGGCGCGGCGATCGCCGCACCGACCGCCCTGTCACTGATCACCACGAACTTCACCGAGGGCCGCGACCGCAACCGGGCCATGGGCACCTACGCGGCCATGGCCGGCGTCGGCTCCACCGCCGGACTCCTCCTCGGCGGGGCGCTCACCCAGTACCTCGACTGGCGCTGGACGCTGCTCGTCAACATCCCCGTCGGACTCGCGGTACTGGCCGGCACGGTCGTCCTGCGCGAGGCCGACCGCACACGGGGCAAGGCCGACGTCACGGGTGCGGCGACCGGCACCGCCGGCCTGCTCGCCCTGGTGTACGCCATCACGCGCGGCGGACAGGACGGCTGGACGGACGCCGTGACCCTGACGGCGTTCGGCACGGCCGCGGCGCTGCTCACCGTCTTCCCGCTGACCCAGGCGCGCGCCCGGCAGCCCCTGCTGCCGCTGCGCGTCCTGCGCGACCGCAGCCGCGCCGGCACCTACCTCACCCTGTTCCTCGTCGGCACGGGCATGTTCGCCACCTTCTACTTCCTGACCCTCCACATGCAGCACGTACTGGGCTACGGCCCGGTCCGGACCGGGCTCGCCTACCTGCCGTTCAGCGCCGGCATCGGCCTCATGGCGGCCGTCGGGTCCCGGCTCGTGGTCCGGCACCCGCCGCGCGAACTGGCCGTCCCCGGACTCGCCGTGGCCGCGGCCGGCATGATCTGGCTGAGCCGGCTGACACCGCACTCCTCGTACTGGGGCACCCTCATGCCGGGCATGCTCGTGACGGCACTCGGCCTCGGCGCCACCTTCGTACCGCTCACCCTCACCGCCGTACGGGACGTCGACGACCGCGACGCGGGCAGCGCCTCCGCCCTCCTCACCACGGCGCAGCAGATCGGCGGAGCGCTCGGCCTGGCCACGCTCGCCACCCTCTCCGCCACCGCGGCCGACCGACGCCTCGCACACGCCGGCCCCGCCCACCGCACGGACCCGCGCGCCCATGACCCCGCCCTCGTCGCCCACGTCCAGGACGCCCTGACCCACGGCCACACCCGCGCCTTCCTCGCCTCCGCCGCCGTCTTCACCGCGGCCCTCCTCGTCGCCTACCTCACCATCGACGCGGGCCCGCAGGAGCGCACGGAACCCCCGAGCACCCGGAAACCGTCCTGA
- a CDS encoding DUF5302 domain-containing protein, producing MTEERATTEGAEPAEPETSSLAPESDGNDDLKRKFREALARKRGAQAEGADVAAGPDASKVRAAHGPAASQRSFRRKSGG from the coding sequence ATGACCGAAGAGCGCGCGACCACGGAAGGCGCGGAGCCGGCCGAACCCGAGACGTCCTCCCTGGCGCCGGAGAGCGACGGCAACGACGACCTCAAGCGCAAGTTCCGTGAGGCACTGGCGCGCAAGCGCGGGGCGCAGGCGGAGGGGGCCGACGTCGCCGCGGGCCCGGATGCGTCGAAGGTGCGTGCCGCGCACGGCCCGGCCGCCAGCCAGCGGTCGTTCCGGCGCAAGAGCGGCGGCTGA
- a CDS encoding HU family DNA-binding protein: MDKTQLTEMTARRAADGPGGRQLGAEDISRILDLLFGTVEEAGTIAEALKARESVTLGSFGSFRVSDGVATFRPGVALTEYLRDQTR, translated from the coding sequence GTGGACAAGACGCAGCTCACCGAGATGACCGCTCGCCGTGCCGCCGACGGCCCCGGCGGCCGGCAGCTCGGCGCGGAGGACATCAGCCGGATCCTCGACCTGCTCTTCGGCACCGTGGAGGAGGCGGGAACCATCGCCGAGGCACTCAAGGCCCGAGAGTCCGTCACCCTCGGCAGCTTCGGCAGCTTCCGGGTCTCCGACGGTGTCGCCACGTTCCGGCCGGGCGTGGCCCTCACCGAATACCTGCGGGATCAGACCCGGTGA
- a CDS encoding SRPBCC family protein: MGRLTLHATGPAGPDTVWQRYACVDEWASWSPQVKAVQAAGRRLRAGLRGTVASAAGIRAAFVVEAVDHHRRTWTWRVRWGPVRLRLHHEVRAHVRGSTTTLTMHGPSPALLAYAPFARLALRRLVRP; this comes from the coding sequence ATGGGCCGTCTGACCCTGCACGCCACCGGTCCGGCCGGCCCGGACACGGTCTGGCAGCGTTACGCCTGTGTCGACGAGTGGGCCTCGTGGTCCCCGCAGGTCAAGGCCGTCCAGGCCGCCGGCCGTCGGCTGAGGGCCGGACTGCGCGGGACCGTGGCGTCGGCAGCGGGCATCCGTGCCGCGTTCGTCGTGGAGGCCGTCGACCACCACCGCCGCACCTGGACCTGGCGCGTACGCTGGGGGCCGGTCCGCCTCCGCCTGCACCACGAGGTGCGCGCCCACGTGCGCGGCAGCACCACGACGCTGACGATGCACGGCCCGAGCCCCGCCCTCCTGGCCTATGCCCCTTTCGCACGGCTGGCCCTGCGACGCCTGGTACGGCCCTGA